Within the Nitrospira sp. genome, the region ACGGCCCTAGGGTATCAAACGCGCGGGCGCGATGCAAGAATTGCTTACTTAACGGGGGAGGGTGGACGGCATCTGCTCCTCGATGGATTGCATGAGGGACATCATCCGGCGCTCGACATCCGCCTCGTTCTCGACGCGCAGCTGTTCCGCCTGGAAGAGTTCATGGGCAATATTCACGGCTGCCAGCACGGCCAACTTGGAGGGGGTAGCGGTTTTCAGGCCGTTGGCGACCGCTTTCATTTGTTCATCCACGTACTTGGCAAGCCGGCGGACATACTGATCGTCGGCATCGCCAAGCAGGGTATACCGCTGTCCATAGATTTCAACATCGACGGTTTTCGCCAAGGGGCACCTCCTTGGATTCTTCCCAAGCTTCCAGGATTTCGATCTCGCCCAAGACCTTTTCGACGCGAGCTCGGATTTGAGAGCGCTCACGCTCCCAGCGCCT harbors:
- the zapA gene encoding cell division protein ZapA, with product MAKTVDVEIYGQRYTLLGDADDQYVRRLAKYVDEQMKAVANGLKTATPSKLAVLAAVNIAHELFQAEQLRVENEADVERRMMSLMQSIEEQMPSTLPR